A genome region from Dolichospermum compactum NIES-806 includes the following:
- a CDS encoding Mo-dependent nitrogenase C-terminal domain-containing protein — translation MTTTAQTPYSSEQIIAWLRGLLTIAWADGNFDTQEQELITNLTKDELAPAIDWDSLEIIEPDELAAILGKGTPVAENFLRTAVMVAIADGIYSPSEDDLLQQLCQKLELQESLLTALRNTLEDTTQTTDFPSTGLQAPHPDALTPLRQWLDGLDIQDPRVAKFLCKMIPSQCPFERDVTLFGRKIVHIPPLCKINPLYEQMVGLRFRALSYLADDCGEDVTPYI, via the coding sequence ATGACAACTACTGCTCAAACTCCTTACAGTAGCGAACAAATTATTGCGTGGTTACGTGGATTACTGACCATTGCTTGGGCTGATGGTAATTTTGATACTCAAGAACAGGAATTAATTACTAATCTTACCAAAGATGAATTAGCCCCTGCCATTGACTGGGATTCTTTAGAGATAATTGAACCAGATGAATTAGCGGCTATATTAGGTAAAGGTACACCTGTAGCGGAAAATTTCTTGCGGACAGCGGTAATGGTAGCGATCGCCGATGGTATATACTCACCTAGTGAAGATGACCTCCTACAGCAATTGTGTCAAAAATTAGAACTGCAAGAAAGTTTACTCACAGCCTTACGTAATACCCTAGAAGATACCACACAAACCACCGATTTCCCCTCTACTGGACTTCAAGCCCCACACCCCGACGCTTTAACTCCCTTGCGTCAATGGTTAGACGGATTAGATATTCAAGACCCCAGAGTGGCGAAATTTTTGTGTAAGATGATTCCTTCCCAATGTCCCTTTGAAAGAGATGTCACCTTATTTGGCCGGAAAATAGTTCATATTCCGCCCCTGTGTAAAATTAACCCCCTTTATGAACAAATGGTAGGTTTACGCTTCCGCGCCCTTTCCTACCTAGCAGATGACTGTGGGGAAGATGTTACACCTTATATTTAA
- a CDS encoding glutamate--cysteine ligase has product MFCFGIEHEVAFLNDQEKFADFHNTKFADFQQMVDKLPIYSTDYPQLRVGDAGIKKKRWYIEGFERFSDSEEVIDCVAKGIEIRTTIHSTIQGAIDELTASFILLSDVAANFGFSPVLASFNPYTCVFKPQPPLNDFEIRQLQSYPDEQTAHIYMVSYGPDLNISLANLSTEKLIDIGKKLTYYSPYIIPFSYSSPFYNGGLWTGLSVRTFIRTGKRSATLVFVEKAEELIKSVPSLTKIARIPAEVGRIEFKACDSCENFAIYAGLLALLKGLILDETLLGRAIIPDANLHQISAKLGFENEDVFANSQKLLQVAEIALKDDPDLEFLTPLKVILSEKTTKSHELIKLFQNSGSIESTLKQTYGNFRF; this is encoded by the coding sequence ATGTTCTGCTTTGGTATTGAACATGAAGTTGCTTTTCTCAATGATCAAGAAAAGTTTGCAGATTTCCATAATACAAAATTTGCAGATTTTCAGCAAATGGTTGACAAATTACCCATCTATTCCACTGACTACCCACAATTAAGAGTTGGTGATGCTGGGATTAAAAAAAAGCGTTGGTATATTGAAGGATTTGAAAGATTTAGCGACTCTGAAGAGGTAATTGACTGTGTAGCTAAAGGCATCGAAATTAGAACAACTATCCACTCTACTATTCAAGGGGCAATTGATGAATTAACCGCAAGTTTTATTTTACTGAGTGATGTTGCTGCAAATTTTGGATTTTCACCAGTTTTAGCCAGTTTTAACCCTTATACTTGCGTATTTAAACCACAACCTCCATTAAATGATTTTGAAATTAGGCAATTACAATCTTATCCAGATGAACAAACTGCTCATATTTATATGGTTTCTTATGGACCAGATTTGAATATTTCTCTAGCAAATTTGTCTACGGAAAAGTTAATTGATATTGGTAAAAAGTTAACTTATTACAGCCCTTACATCATTCCTTTTAGTTATAGTTCTCCTTTTTACAATGGTGGTTTATGGACAGGTTTATCAGTGAGAACATTTATCAGAACCGGAAAAAGATCCGCCACATTAGTTTTTGTGGAAAAGGCAGAAGAATTAATTAAAAGTGTCCCCTCATTAACAAAAATTGCCCGTATTCCCGCAGAAGTGGGACGAATAGAATTTAAAGCTTGTGATAGTTGTGAGAATTTCGCTATTTATGCAGGTTTATTAGCTTTATTAAAAGGTTTAATATTAGATGAAACTTTACTAGGTAGAGCAATTATACCTGATGCTAATTTACACCAAATTTCGGCAAAATTAGGCTTTGAAAATGAAGACGTTTTTGCTAATTCTCAGAAACTTTTACAAGTTGCAGAAATTGCCCTTAAAGATGATCCTGATCTGGAGTTTTTAACCCCACTGAAAGTTATTTTATCTGAGAAAACAACAAAATCTCATGAATTAATTAAGTTATTCCAAAATTCAGGTTCAATTGAATCCACTCTCAAACAAACTTATGGCAATTTTAGATTTTAG